Below is a genomic region from Trichoderma asperellum chromosome 2, complete sequence.
ttttttttttttttttggccggTTTACCTTGTGTCATTTTTAATGCGGGGAGTTTGGAGAGAATGAGCAAGCAAGCGAGACGATGAAAACACTGTTTTATGAGCATGTACTTTGGCATTCTGCGTGTTTTGTTCTCGTTGCTTCTTTGGATTTTTGAGAGACGGCGCAACATGTTTCTTGCACTGGGAGCGGGGTGAGATTGATGTACAATCGCTATGATTTCTGGTGTAACGATAGCTTCCATGgcatttttttattaatacaatTACTGTTATCAATTATTCTGCTAAATAGCTGGAGCAGCAAGGTACAGTTTAGAAGCTGGCTGTGAGTTTCGAGCATTTGCTATTCTGCTGTTGGAATTGCTCATGTGCAAATATCAGGAGCGTGGTTCACGATATGCAATACGAATACGTAGCCCTGACTGGCGCTTGGCTGAGCTCCGGCTTATGaccacggccacggccacAGCCAGTCGCGCTGTGGCTGGTTGGCGCTCAGCACGTGAAACCCAACAATGTGCTCCGTATCACACCGCCACTGCTCATTGCAAGGATTCCATCTCGTAAGATTTATTTCATTAGGtagttttgtttgtttgtacATTGTATGCAGAGCGTGGCATTGCTCAGCGAATCCTCACATGGATGCCTTGAACTGCCGAGGGCTGCAACCCATGATGCCTCCGTGTCTCACGGTCTGGAACAACTGACGACACCATCTTGGACCAAAATGCCGGGGCTGGGACTTGGCAACTTGGTAAGAAATCATGCTGCATACTAAGGTACATCTTGGAGTGCTTGATACAGACCACGGCACATGGCACTCGGTTGAGGCGTCTACTAATAGTACCTACCCCAGTGCCTCAGTGCCTCAAAGGTACGGAGTAGGTGCTCTGTAATTGAACGTACAGTACGTCACCTATTGGAGTGGCAAAGTCGGGATTGACAAGTTGCTGGGCAACGCCGCTGCTGTTCTTTTCGACGCCGAAACCAGCCCTGCCCGCCACTAACAAATAGCGGCGTCGAGCCCCCAATGAACCAGCTTCCGCCAGTGACATGCCGCATGTTGCATCAATAGCTCTGCATGCACTTCGGCTGTGTCTGCAACGGCGGAGCGCGCCATCGGACACGTCAACTCGCACATGAAAACACAAGCAATGGGTGATATCACAGATGCGCTGCGTCGTCGTTGGATGAGGTGACCTGTGATGGAGGGAAAACACAGGTAGTAGCAGCAACAAAAGTGCTTCGTCTTGGCTAAAGCGCTTCTTGTTGATTCGTCCGGCGAGCTGGTGTTTATCAGTGGATcttgagagaaaaagaaaagggcctATGATGCTGGTAACAGGCCGTGGGGGACGAGGATGCATTCTTCAGTTACCCGACCCTACTACAGACAAGGGCTCTGGCGGTAGCGAGCAGCGATGattggcgaagaagacatTGTTCTCGTGAACCGGGGGGTTGGCTGAGCTGCCGAAGAAACAACAACGTCGCGACGGCCGATTGGACTTTGTGAATGGCCACAATTGCTCTCGCGCACCTCGCATGCATGAGATTATTGCACGGTAGGTATATGTATGCGCGCTGTAGGTGGGACAGTGATGGGATGAGATGGCTGGGAGAGGGGCAGCTTTGCTTTTTGGTGGATGCAAAGCTGCGCAGAGacaatgaatgaatgaaacGTCAAGACGTCGGCTGGCGAGCAGATACATACAAGCAAGAGAAGAGTTCGCATACGCGTAACAGCGGCAGCCAGTGCCACgttgcttcttttctgcctGTATCTATGCTCTGCTGTGACGATGACCAGCATCCAGTGTTGTTTGAGAGTAGCCAGGCTTTGCAGCTTCCAGGCTTTGAGGCCCCCCTCTGTGACGTTTTTTACGGGGCATCCAGCCACTGCGCGGCCAATGCCCTCCAGGCCTCAGCCAGCCGCTGTCTTTTTGCGCCTCCCGCCCCTCCCAGAACCCCTCCAGGCGCCAGGGTCCAGCGCAAAGTGGCTGGTGGGTTGGCGATAGCGCCCCCAAAGCTCCAGGTAAACAGCCGAGACTCGAGGCCTCTGTGGGTTTCACTCTTCTGAACCCATTCCCACCTCCAGCTCTGCTCACCTCCCCACTTCCCACCCCAAAGCCCTCTTccaatttaatttatttttttcctctttcccaTGTCGAGGCCACGCCTCCTCATCCTGTGCAGTCCACGCGTCGATTCCATCGCATCTCTGCTTCGTAGAGAGCCCAACAGCCGCCTGTGCTGCGCGCGTTTGTGCGtgtgattcttttttttgatCTGGAGCCCGGCGTTTGTTTTCTCAGTGGTGTTTGCTTGTCCTGGTCGTTACTGGTTAGTTGCATCCCGCTAAGACCCAGAAGCGCGGAGAtcaatcttctccttcatctcACTTGTCTAGCCCCCTTTTCCGGAAAAAATGGCTGGATAGAGAGAGGCATTGTGCTTGTCGCAATCAACATCGTGCTTCGCTCGCGATATTGTTTTTTGACATTTTGGAGGGGGCGGGTGAACGCGACGAGTTGAGTCCAGCTCTGACATTGCTTGAACcaggttttcttttttcacgCCTATTCCTGGTCGCGATAATTTCACCACTATACCCATGGATTTCTCGATGCGCTCATAGACTCAAGGCGATTGCAACTATTTTTGCCATTTCAGCATCTGCTCTAGACACCTCTGTACACGAATTCCAATCGAGCTGTTTTTCTATCGACGAACTTGAGCGACAAGCATGAGCGCGCCGCCTCCACCTCCGCCCCATGGCGAGGCGCCCAAGCCTTCGGGCTTGCCTCCTGGCAACTACGACATATTCGTCATTCCTCAGCATTCGTCAGGCTCCGGCTTTCTATACCTGCCGTCACTGCAGCCGAACACCAATAGCTTCGTGGCTGGCTTTGCCTCTGCGCTGATATGTGTTGCCGTGTTTCAACTCATGGCTCCGGCCTTTAAGATGTGGCTAAGCGGCGCTCAAGTTTCTGGTATGGCGGTAACGACGCTGATGTTGGGAGTTGGTATTGGAGCATGGTCCCTGGGCCGGATGCAGACTGCTGCTGGACCGGTACCTATGTCAAGCTCGAATGGCTCAGCGCGTGGACCAGGCACATCGGGTGGCCAAGGCGGAGGATTCAGCAATGGACATGGACCTTATGAATCAAGTCACGGCAAACAGAGTGGATTCGGCGGCTCTAACCCAGGAGGACAATCTGACCCAAACGGagcgcctcctccgccaccacCTCACAGCCGACCTCCTAACGGTgcacctcctcctccacgcCATGAAAGATCTAATTCATCTTGGAAGACTGCGGATACTCAGTCAGAGGAACCACCTCGGCCACCTAGGCATGAAAGTGAGCCCGCTTCATCTCCGTCTCACCGTTCACCGTCTCAAAAAGGAGCACCAGCGTCAGAGTCAGAGAGGCCACAAAcacgccagcgccagcctccGCCATCGGAGGACAAGGCTCCTGCCGAACCAGAGAAATCAGCGTccccaaagaagaaaaagaagaaagtaaCTCTCGTAGACGACAAGATGCCACCTCCAGAAGCTGAGAAGGCGCCAGTGAAGTCTGAGCAAAAGCAGTCTGAAATCCCAAAGAGGACGCCATTGGCCGAAAAGAACCCTCCGGAACTTGAGAAAAAACAGCCGTCGTTAGAAAAAAGACATTCTCTGTCAATGGATTCTAAGCGAGTCCCTTCTCccgagaagaaaagaagcatccCTGAGTTCGACAAGGTGTCAATGACTCctcaagagagaaagacgtTTCCAGAGCTAGAGAAGATGTCGACACCAGTATCCAAACCGGCATCCAAGTTACCTCGGATGCCAGACTTGGCACCCATTCCCCCATTCATGCCGAGACCAGACTCTCGGCCAGAGCAGCGTTCGCCTACAAAGACAGATCCTCCAGCGTCGACCGAACCCAAGTCGAAACCTACTCCTGCCCCTGAATCCGAACCAAAGTCACCTCCTCCGTCGGAAGCGAAGAAGCCCGAAACACCAAAGGGAACGTGGGAGAAAGCTCGTGAAGaaatgaggaagaaggaagaagacaGGCGACTCAAAGAAGCGGAGCAAAAGCGCCGTGAAACAGCCGCCAAGAAGCTACTAGAATTACgtgccaaagaagccaaggaGCGACAGGATCGCGaggcgagagaagaggcgGAGCGAATTGAGGCAGAGAGGAGACGTAAACAGGAAGAGTTAGAGCTAGCCAGGCAACGGGAGAGGGAAGCCAGAGAAAGGGAGGCGatagagaaagaagcaaagataCAGGAAGCCAGGCGAAGAGAGGCCCTGGAAAGGGAgacgagagaaagagaagcgagagaaagggaagagcTGCGACGAAGAGAAGCCGAAGCTAAGAAGACGGCTGAAGCAGAAGCCAAGGCCAGAGCAGAGGCCAAagcggcagaagaagcaaaaattatTGCAGACGCCAGAGCCGCTGTCGAAGCCAGGGCTGCGGCTGAAGCTAAAGCGGCCGCCGAGGCCAAAGCAGCCGCTGAGGCCAAAGCAACTGATTTTCGGGCAAGCCGAGCTGGGAACACTTATGCATACTCTAGCGTTGGCGAAAAGACAAGCATGTGGCCCAATGGCCGGCCTTCCgtcccccccctttccccctcTGCAGTATCACCATCAACCTCATCGCCTGACCGATCAGaaaagacagagagacagGAAAGGCCTTTCGACAGAGGTGAGAGTCCCACGAAAAGGGCACCTCCTGCTCCTACTCCGTCCGAAGCTCCCTCATCTGCTTCTAGAAGAACAGACCCTTCGGCGAGACACTCGTATGGTCCCGCAAAATCACATGTTAGTAGCAATAGCAGCTATGTGGACTCGGAGACGTACTCTGCCAGGCCATACGACCAGCCAAGCAGGCCACCACcacatcatcaacagcagcagcaacagcagcaacagcagcaacagcagcaatatcatcgacaacaacaatatcagcagcagcacccaccgccgccgccaccttaTGACCAGCCGCCGCCTAACAAGCCAAGGCATAGAAAGTCGACGTCTTCTCTCACAGGATCTGATGCATCATGGGCCGCCTCCCAAACAACCGCACGAACAACGCCGCCTCCTTCGATGCGATCAGGCCCCTATTCGACTAGCGATCCTGACAAGATTGTTATTCAATCTGTGTATCTCTTCCAGAACGAGTTTACCAAGacaccagccagccagctcaTATCGGGAGTTGGAACGGTGACGGATGGATTGATTCTTCGCATCACAACTGAGGGACTCTTTATCGATGACGATGTCCGGGGTGTTCCTCAGCGCGAGTGGGACGTCAAGGCTTGGACGCTCAAACTTGTCGAGGTCTGGTGTCTACCGCACTGTTTGACCGCACCACAGCCAGCGGGATCTGCGACTGGAAAAAACTCGGGCTTCTTTCACAAGATGGCTGGCAAAAAACCGGATCGTGACGGCGTTAACGCCCTGACTGGTGATGAGGCAGACCTATACCTGCAAGATATGCTTCATACTTGTAGGGAGTGTTGTCGGCTTGGTATGTGCGACCGCACGTTCAAGAACACAAATATTCCGTCATCGACGGGGCAGACTGGAGAGTGGAAGTCCAAGGGCTTGCATGTGCTTCGGGCGACGATTCGCGACCAAGAAGCCAAGCGGTACCTCTTTATCGTAGAGGAGACCGAGGGCTGGAAGCTTGCGGTTGGACTGCAACGTTTGCGACGAGGATCCATGGTTCGACAACTCGGCGTGGCCAGCATGCCGCCTTCTGAGGTCCGTGGCATGCTGGAAACCTTGGGTTGGGTAGCCTAATTGGGCACTGAGTTCCTGCAAACGAAAGTGCGATGATGTTTTTCTGCATCAGATTGACATATATCCGTTCCGACTATTAGTGTATGGAACAAGGtcaaagcagaaagagggcGGGGCGATGAGCGACTTTTATGAGTGGACATAATGTGGTGATGATTGTCTAGTTGGAATGAGAGTGACATTGTTTAGTGAAACAAAGGAGGGCGGGAGGATAATATGAGCTGTCTGGTGTTGCCGCATTCCGctgcatatacatatatccGGAGTACGCATGGTAGGATTGTTGCTGattgaagatggaaaaaaaaaagtttggatCTTGGTAGATTCAGGCCACGAAGGATACGGCGAAAAATACCCAATTCAATGAAATATTGCTATTACActttatatacctatataccaAGTTTAAATACATAATACCACACTCATTTACTTATACTGCTACGCTGCGGGCTTAAACAAGTAGATATACTAATACACAAAATACAGAACAGCAAAATAAAGCACGATGCAATCATAACAAGCCGATTAACTaaagaagcaagaaagcaaaagaaacttCCTGATACGACGCCTATTTTTTGTCACCCAAATCATGCATGCTAAATCTGGCATCTCTACAGGTACAGAGAGAGCTAATTCAAATCCGCCTTACTAACAACATTCCAAACTTCAACGTCGCCACTCATTCTGCCTAAAACAAGAGTCTTGCTGTCAGTAGAAAAGGCCGCAGAGGTGACCAGAGGTCCTCCCTCTCTGGTGCAAATAACCGCCCCAGAAGCCACGTCCATGATATCAAAGCCTTCCTCGGTCCAGGAGGCAATGTAGCGGCAGTCGGGGGAGATGCAAAGCGGCCAGCCTTCGCAAGGGCGGGTGCTGGAGAGGCCATACGATGTAAGCTGGCCGTGCTGGGGCATCCAGATGTGCACGGTTGTGCCCCAAATGGAGACGATGGTGCTGCCGTCGGGCGAGACGGCCAAGGCACGGGGATTGGTTGACGAGGCCTCAATCTCGAGCTTGTAGAGAGTCTTCATTGTGACGGGGTTGGTGACGCGGAGGGTGCCGTCGCGGGAGCTTGTGACGAGGTGCGAGTCCGGCGTGAAGGCGACGTGAGTCACGGCGTCGATGTGGCCGGGCACGCGGCCGATGCGGGTCCCTGTCCGGACGTCCCACACGCCGACGCGGTGGCGGggctcggcggcggcgattgAGCGGCCGTCGGGGGACCAGGCGATGGGGGAGAAGACGTCTCTGAGCTCGAGGATGggcttggaggaggagaagtcGCGGATGATGAGTGTGGCGGAGAGGGTTGCGATGCGGGggagagctgaagaggaggaagatgatgctggtgctggagacGATCTTGAGGTGATTGTGCTGATGcgaaggagagaggaagagggagaggagtgGACGGTTGGCGAGAAGGCGGCGACGCAGCCGATGATTTTGGAGTAGCTGGTTTGGGACTTGAGGTCGAAGGTGTCGATCCAGGGCTGGTCTGTCTGGGCGCCGGAGTAGATTGCGTAGGCGATGGTTGACGATGGGGAGATGCCGACGGCGGTGATTTCTGAGCGAGAGGCGGGACGGGTGAAGCGGAGagtgagggagagggagggagaagcCCTGGTGGTTTTCGTGTAAGTGAGGTGTTTGTTGTGGACTACTGCCTAGACTTACATTTTGAGAATTGGCGTGTTTGGATTTGTTGttttgttgctgttgagaATT
It encodes:
- a CDS encoding uncharacterized protein (EggNog:ENOG41~TransMembrane:2 (o51-69i81-101o)) encodes the protein MSAPPPPPPHGEAPKPSGLPPGNYDIFVIPQHSSGSGFLYLPSLQPNTNSFVAGFASALICVAVFQLMAPAFKMWLSGAQVSGMAVTTLMLGVGIGAWSLGRMQTAAGPVPMSSSNGSARGPGTSGGQGGGFSNGHGPYESSHGKQSGFGGSNPGGQSDPNGAPPPPPPHSRPPNGAPPPPRHERSNSSWKTADTQSEEPPRPPRHESEPASSPSHRSPSQKGAPASESERPQTRQRQPPPSEDKAPAEPEKSASPKKKKKKVTLVDDKMPPPEAEKAPVKSEQKQSEIPKRTPLAEKNPPELEKKQPSLEKRHSLSMDSKRVPSPEKKRSIPEFDKVSMTPQERKTFPELEKMSTPVSKPASKLPRMPDLAPIPPFMPRPDSRPEQRSPTKTDPPASTEPKSKPTPAPESEPKSPPPSEAKKPETPKGTWEKAREEMRKKEEDRRLKEAEQKRRETAAKKLLELRAKEAKERQDREAREEAERIEAERRRKQEELELARQREREAREREAIEKEAKIQEARRREALERETREREAREREELRRREAEAKKTAEAEAKARAEAKAAEEAKIIADARAAVEARAAAEAKAAAEAKAAAEAKATDFRASRAGNTYAYSSVGEKTSMWPNGRPSVPPLSPSAVSPSTSSPDRSEKTERQERPFDRGESPTKRAPPAPTPSEAPSSASRRTDPSARHSYGPAKSHVSSNSSYVDSETYSARPYDQPSRPPPHHQQQQQQQQQQQQQQYHRQQQYQQQHPPPPPPYDQPPPNKPRHRKSTSSLTGSDASWAASQTTARTTPPPSMRSGPYSTSDPDKIVIQSVYLFQNEFTKTPASQLISGVGTVTDGLILRITTEGLFIDDDVRGVPQREWDVKAWTLKLVEVWCLPHCLTAPQPAGSATGKNSGFFHKMAGKKPDRDGVNALTGDEADLYLQDMLHTCRECCRLGMCDRTFKNTNIPSSTGQTGEWKSKGLHVLRATIRDQEAKRYLFIVEETEGWKLAVGLQRLRRGSMVRQLGVASMPPSEVRGMLETLGWVA